The proteins below come from a single Pedobacter aquae genomic window:
- a CDS encoding helix-turn-helix domain-containing protein, with protein sequence MGFFSSVLIIVAVLSLVKVSILLLRKAGDKKANSLLSIFFFIVFLYSLQGFVIEAGYLKDLPWFYVWPLPIYALMHVVIFFYFKCILDKSITWKASYILLFIPFLLALLDVFLFSLKPATEKIAIINDAILNPADRFEKQYGLFALKEHFLIRYTWSLFALALIWIKFMPLLLNKGLEKHQKTTNKWILSFLIVLSAIVFSTFLLVLQNCYPLSLVIIGVHYSKILTVLFVGFILLSALPFYFPNTLYGFFEAKVQLEGLKNDVQALKICKSEDDKIKFGLDIEIFKDKLNKFENEQLYLSQNFDINVLASYLEIPIHHLSYFLNQHYNLSFAAYRNKLRMEHAIKLIQEGFLCESTIEALAWECGFVSRSAFSKTFKAVIGDNPSDYAAKFQLAF encoded by the coding sequence ATGGGTTTCTTTAGTTCAGTTTTAATCATTGTTGCTGTATTAAGTTTAGTAAAGGTTTCTATCCTATTACTGAGAAAAGCGGGCGATAAAAAAGCCAATTCTTTACTATCAATTTTCTTTTTCATTGTATTTTTATATTCGCTTCAAGGTTTTGTTATTGAAGCTGGGTATTTAAAAGATTTACCTTGGTTTTACGTTTGGCCACTACCCATTTATGCATTAATGCATGTGGTTATATTCTTCTATTTTAAATGCATCTTAGATAAAAGTATTACTTGGAAGGCATCATATATACTCCTTTTTATTCCTTTTCTTTTAGCATTGCTAGATGTTTTCTTATTCTCCTTAAAACCAGCTACAGAAAAAATAGCTATCATCAATGATGCTATTTTAAATCCGGCAGATAGATTTGAAAAGCAATATGGACTGTTTGCTTTAAAAGAGCATTTTTTGATACGTTATACTTGGTCTCTGTTTGCTCTTGCCTTAATTTGGATCAAATTTATGCCTCTTTTACTAAATAAAGGTTTAGAGAAGCATCAAAAAACTACTAATAAATGGATTTTGAGTTTTCTTATAGTTTTATCTGCTATAGTGTTTTCTACTTTTCTTTTGGTGTTGCAAAATTGCTATCCTCTAAGTCTCGTTATAATAGGCGTTCATTATTCAAAAATCTTAACAGTATTATTTGTTGGCTTTATACTCTTATCGGCACTTCCTTTTTATTTTCCCAATACTTTATATGGTTTTTTTGAGGCTAAAGTACAGCTAGAAGGTTTAAAAAATGATGTTCAGGCATTGAAGATTTGTAAATCTGAGGATGATAAAATAAAATTCGGTTTAGATATAGAAATCTTTAAGGATAAGCTCAATAAGTTTGAAAATGAACAGTTATATCTATCACAAAACTTTGATATTAATGTTTTGGCAAGCTATCTTGAAATACCTATTCATCATTTATCATATTTTTTAAATCAGCACTATAATTTAAGTTTTGCTGCCTATCGTAATAAATTAAGAATGGAGCATGCAATAAAATTAATACAAGAGGGCTTTTTGTGCGAAAGCACAATAGAAGCTTTAGCTTGGGAATGTGGTTTTGTTAGTAGAAGTGCTTTTAGTAAAACTTTTAAGGCTGTTATA
- the hisS gene encoding histidine--tRNA ligase produces the protein MASIKASIPKGTRDFGPVEMIRRNHIYDTIKSVFKKFGYQEIQTPTMENLDTLTGKYGDEGDKLIFKILNSGDYMLKADGLKQKGEELSSKNLLPLISEKALRYDLTVPFARYVVMHQNEIAFPFKRFQIQPVWRADRPQKGRYREFYQCDADVVGSNSLLNEAEFICIYDEALSKLGLTDFTIKINNRKILTGIAELIGKPSQIVDLTVAIDKLDKIGLEGVEKELLSKGFTAEDLQTLKPVILLAGSNEEKLAQLDTILEASDSGLKGIAEIREVFDYLASFKLNKAKIELDLTLARGLNYYTGCIFEVKTNEVAMGSIGGGGRYDDLTGMFGLQNLTGAGISFGADRIYDVLEELNLFPHTTQESTKVLICVFGKEEEKYALPLLASLRAQNIHAELYPFGAKIKKQMQYANDKNIPYVIVIGGDEMQSGKLTFKTMQSGTQEQLSVDEIMKKVMVS, from the coding sequence ATGGCAAGTATTAAAGCATCCATCCCAAAAGGTACAAGAGATTTTGGTCCGGTAGAAATGATTCGTAGAAACCATATTTACGATACCATTAAAAGCGTTTTCAAAAAGTTTGGCTACCAAGAAATACAAACGCCGACGATGGAAAACTTAGATACTTTAACCGGTAAATATGGCGATGAAGGCGATAAATTGATTTTCAAAATCTTGAATAGTGGAGATTATATGCTTAAAGCGGATGGCTTAAAGCAAAAAGGCGAAGAGTTATCATCTAAAAACTTATTACCACTAATCTCAGAAAAAGCCTTAAGATATGATTTAACCGTACCATTTGCCAGGTACGTGGTGATGCATCAAAACGAAATAGCTTTTCCTTTTAAAAGATTCCAGATACAGCCCGTATGGCGGGCGGATAGACCACAAAAAGGGCGTTACCGCGAGTTTTACCAATGTGATGCCGATGTGGTTGGCTCAAACTCTTTACTTAATGAAGCCGAGTTTATTTGCATTTACGATGAAGCTTTAAGCAAGCTAGGCTTAACAGATTTCACCATCAAAATCAATAACCGAAAAATTTTAACCGGCATTGCAGAACTTATTGGCAAACCATCACAAATTGTTGATTTAACAGTTGCGATAGATAAACTAGATAAAATTGGCTTAGAAGGGGTAGAAAAAGAGCTTCTAAGCAAAGGCTTTACAGCCGAAGATTTGCAAACGCTTAAACCTGTCATATTATTAGCTGGCTCTAACGAAGAAAAATTAGCGCAATTAGATACTATTTTAGAAGCATCAGATAGTGGTTTAAAAGGTATTGCAGAAATAAGAGAAGTATTTGATTACCTAGCTAGTTTTAAGCTCAACAAAGCTAAAATTGAACTCGATTTAACACTTGCCCGTGGCTTAAATTATTACACAGGCTGTATTTTTGAAGTTAAAACCAACGAAGTTGCTATGGGTTCTATTGGTGGCGGCGGCAGGTATGATGACCTTACCGGGATGTTTGGTTTACAAAACCTCACTGGTGCTGGTATTTCTTTTGGTGCCGATAGAATTTATGACGTTTTAGAAGAGTTAAACCTTTTCCCTCATACTACACAAGAAAGCACCAAAGTTTTGATATGTGTTTTTGGTAAAGAAGAAGAAAAATACGCTTTACCGCTCCTGGCGTCATTAAGAGCACAAAATATTCATGCAGAGCTTTACCCATTTGGAGCTAAAATTAAAAAGCAAATGCAATATGCTAATGACAAAAACATTCCCTATGTTATTGTTATTGGTGGCGATGAAATGCAAAGCGGAAAATTGACTTTCAAAACCATGCAAAGCGGCACCCAAGAGCAGTTAAGCGTTGATGAAATAATGAAAAAAGTGATGGTTTCTTAA
- a CDS encoding low molecular weight protein-tyrosine-phosphatase, translating to MKILMVCLGNICRSPLAHGVMEDLVKQKGFKWEIDSAGTGSWHIGCQPDRRSIAVAKANGIDITNQRARQFSSADFETFDLILVMDKQNYRDVIAQAKTPEQEEKVKLFIPDGFVPDPYYNDEEFPLVFDLVYTQCEKLLQELSK from the coding sequence ATGAAAATTTTAATGGTTTGTTTAGGCAATATCTGCAGATCGCCTTTAGCCCATGGCGTGATGGAGGATTTGGTTAAACAAAAAGGTTTTAAATGGGAAATAGACTCGGCCGGTACAGGTTCTTGGCATATTGGTTGCCAGCCAGATAGACGTTCTATTGCAGTAGCTAAAGCAAACGGCATAGATATTACCAACCAAAGAGCAAGGCAATTTAGCTCTGCAGATTTTGAGACTTTTGATCTTATTTTGGTGATGGATAAGCAAAACTACCGCGATGTTATAGCACAAGCCAAAACGCCTGAACAAGAAGAAAAAGTAAAGCTCTTTATTCCTGATGGTTTTGTGCCAGACCCTTATTATAACGACGAAGAATTTCCCCTTGTTTTTGATTTGGTTTACACACAATGTGAAAAACTTTTGCAAGAATTAAGTAAGTAA
- a CDS encoding fumarate hydratase yields MLNFTVGFFNEMMIGYHKSRVLYAVFFISLQACSFNEQVPSAGDAFLQGSWTEDSIPLKNQLVNYEQYQFKFTCDSFYLQINTHSKVNLYGGECYNTDTWREYVKGTYTVVADTLKLNGAFVNQDYKYKPENSCYRFGKFEYDFLMLKKHQDTLQIKSKLQTLPHFIVLKERTSCKL; encoded by the coding sequence ATGCTAAATTTTACGGTTGGGTTTTTTAATGAGATGATGATAGGATATCATAAATCTAGGGTACTGTATGCCGTATTTTTTATTTCTCTACAAGCATGTTCTTTTAATGAGCAAGTACCTAGTGCAGGAGATGCTTTTTTACAAGGTAGCTGGACAGAAGATAGCATCCCGCTTAAAAACCAATTGGTTAATTACGAGCAATATCAATTTAAATTTACTTGCGATTCTTTTTACCTCCAGATAAACACCCACTCTAAAGTAAATTTATATGGTGGCGAGTGTTATAATACCGATACATGGAGAGAGTATGTAAAAGGAACATACACTGTTGTAGCCGATACTTTGAAACTTAACGGAGCTTTTGTAAACCAAGATTACAAGTATAAGCCCGAGAACAGTTGCTACCGCTTTGGAAAGTTTGAGTATGATTTTTTGATGCTTAAAAAACATCAGGATACCCTACAAATTAAAAGTAAACTACAAACCTTGCCACACTTCATAGTTCTTAAAGAAAGAACTTCTTGTAAATTATAA
- the fumC gene encoding class II fumarate hydratase yields the protein MEYRIEHDTMGEVKVPADKYWGAQTERSRNNFKIGPEASMPKEIIYAFAYLKKAAAMANCDLGVLSTEKRDLIAKACEEILEGKLDDQFPLVIWQTGSGTQSNMNANEVIAYRAHVINGGSLNDDKKVLHPNDDVNKSQSSNDTFPTAMHIAAYKQVVEITLPGLELLRATLVKKSQDFAEIVKTGRTHFMDATPLTLGQEFSGYAQQLTNSIKTVKQALEAVKELALGGTAVGTGLNTPKGYDVLVAKHIADLTGLPFVTAPNKFEALAAHDAMVELSGALKRAAVSLMKIGNDVRMLSSGPRCGIGEIIIPDNEPGSSIMPGKVNPTQPEALTMVCAQVIGNDVAVSFGGSNGHFELNVFKPVIASNVLQSARLIGDACVSFNNNCAVGIEPNLPEIKKHLENSLMLVTALNPYIGYENAAKIAKKAHKENKTLREAAVELGLLTSEQFTEWVKPEDMVGSLK from the coding sequence ATGGAATACAGAATAGAACATGATACCATGGGCGAAGTTAAAGTTCCGGCAGATAAATACTGGGGAGCACAAACAGAACGCTCAAGAAACAACTTCAAAATTGGTCCAGAGGCATCTATGCCTAAAGAAATTATCTATGCTTTTGCCTATTTAAAAAAGGCAGCAGCAATGGCTAATTGCGATTTAGGTGTACTTTCTACAGAAAAGAGAGATTTAATTGCAAAAGCTTGTGAAGAAATTTTAGAAGGTAAATTGGATGATCAGTTTCCATTAGTGATTTGGCAAACAGGTTCTGGTACGCAGTCTAACATGAATGCTAATGAAGTAATCGCTTACAGAGCACATGTTATAAACGGTGGGTCTTTAAATGATGATAAAAAAGTGTTGCATCCAAATGATGATGTAAATAAATCACAATCATCTAACGATACTTTTCCAACAGCCATGCATATTGCTGCTTACAAGCAAGTGGTTGAAATTACTTTACCAGGCTTAGAACTTTTAAGAGCTACTTTGGTAAAAAAATCACAAGATTTTGCAGAAATTGTAAAAACCGGGCGCACCCATTTTATGGATGCTACACCTTTAACCTTAGGGCAAGAGTTTTCTGGTTATGCGCAACAGCTTACCAATAGCATAAAAACTGTTAAGCAAGCTTTAGAGGCAGTAAAAGAGTTGGCTTTAGGTGGCACAGCAGTTGGTACAGGCTTAAATACACCAAAAGGTTATGATGTTTTGGTAGCTAAACATATTGCAGATTTAACAGGTTTACCTTTTGTAACAGCGCCTAATAAATTTGAAGCTTTAGCAGCACATGATGCTATGGTAGAATTATCAGGAGCATTAAAAAGAGCGGCAGTTTCTTTAATGAAGATAGGTAATGATGTGAGGATGTTAAGCTCTGGCCCAAGATGCGGCATTGGCGAAATCATTATCCCAGATAATGAACCAGGTTCTTCTATTATGCCAGGTAAAGTAAACCCAACACAGCCAGAGGCTTTAACAATGGTTTGTGCACAAGTTATAGGTAATGATGTAGCCGTTTCTTTTGGAGGTTCAAATGGACATTTCGAGCTTAACGTTTTCAAACCTGTAATAGCGTCTAACGTATTGCAATCTGCCCGTTTAATTGGAGATGCTTGCGTATCTTTCAATAACAATTGTGCGGTTGGTATAGAGCCTAACTTACCAGAAATTAAAAAGCATTTAGAAAACTCTTTAATGTTGGTTACCGCTTTAAACCCATATATTGGTTATGAAAATGCTGCTAAAATTGCTAAAAAGGCGCATAAAGAAAATAAAACATTACGCGAAGCTGCTGTAGAGCTTGGTTTATTAACCAGCGAGCAGTTTACAGAGTGGGTTAAGCCAGAAGATATGGTGGGCTCGCTTAAATAG
- a CDS encoding serine hydrolase domain-containing protein — protein sequence MIQRSFFIASICAILCSSCSSNTENKDKDPKVRTIDDDKTDSLLLVYDQKKEDKYIAEFAQRLHKRSGFNGNILVAKKGKIIYQKSLGWADYLHRDSLKINSVFELASVTKTFTGVAIMQLIEQGKLSLTDDVKKFYPNFPYDGINVKLLLTHRSGMMNYVYFVDDIWRKEKRDMKKGITNDEVMHIIAERKPNPYTKPDNRFHYNNSNYMVLGAIIEKVTGMSYADYMMENVFKPAGMKNTHVYSKAVYDKIPVDVVGHDRTWRYSVAQNFLDGPVGDKGIYSTIHDLVLYDNALKTGRLLSKESLDSAYTGRNTPVNGHFNYGYGWRIFDGDKGEKVVYHTGWWHGFRHIYVRDIKKDIVIVLLGNLTNGSLLHLDDLYKHLKVPVIRKNAYHGSGSLPGSDED from the coding sequence ATGATACAACGTAGCTTTTTCATAGCCTCTATTTGCGCCATTTTATGCTCTTCCTGCTCTTCTAACACAGAAAACAAGGATAAAGACCCTAAAGTTAGAACTATTGATGATGATAAAACTGATAGCCTTCTTTTAGTTTACGATCAAAAAAAGGAAGATAAATATATTGCCGAGTTTGCCCAAAGACTTCATAAACGCTCTGGTTTTAACGGAAATATACTGGTAGCTAAAAAAGGAAAAATCATTTATCAGAAATCTTTAGGCTGGGCAGATTACCTTCATCGCGATAGCTTAAAAATAAATTCGGTTTTTGAACTGGCTTCTGTTACCAAAACTTTTACCGGCGTAGCCATTATGCAGTTGATAGAACAAGGAAAACTTTCTTTAACTGATGATGTAAAAAAGTTTTATCCAAACTTCCCTTATGATGGCATTAACGTAAAGCTATTACTTACCCACAGAAGCGGTATGATGAATTATGTTTACTTTGTTGATGATATCTGGCGTAAAGAAAAGCGAGACATGAAAAAAGGCATCACCAATGATGAGGTGATGCATATTATTGCAGAACGTAAACCCAACCCTTATACCAAACCCGATAATCGTTTCCATTATAACAACTCTAACTATATGGTTTTAGGCGCTATCATAGAAAAAGTTACAGGTATGAGCTACGCCGATTATATGATGGAAAATGTTTTTAAACCAGCAGGGATGAAAAATACCCACGTATATTCTAAAGCGGTTTATGATAAAATTCCGGTAGATGTTGTTGGGCATGACCGTACTTGGCGCTACTCGGTTGCACAAAATTTCTTAGATGGCCCAGTGGGCGACAAAGGTATTTACAGCACCATTCATGATTTAGTTTTGTACGATAATGCCTTAAAAACTGGCAGATTATTAAGTAAAGAAAGTTTAGACTCGGCCTATACCGGAAGAAATACCCCAGTTAACGGTCATTTTAACTACGGCTACGGCTGGAGAATTTTTGATGGCGATAAAGGCGAAAAAGTAGTTTACCATACCGGATGGTGGCATGGATTTAGACACATCTATGTAAGAGATATTAAAAAAGACATTGTTATTGTTTTGTTAGGCAATTTAACCAATGGCAGCTTGCTACATTTAGATGATTTATACAAACACCTAAAAGTACCTGTGATTAGAAAAAATGCTTATCACGGCAGCGGAAGCCTACCCGGAAGCGATGAAGATTAA
- a CDS encoding metal-dependent hydrolase, with protein sequence MKVNYLGHSCFLLQTGGKKILIDPFISPNELAKHIDINTIECDYILISHGHGDHVADVQSIAQRTGAKLVSSYEIVEWFAKQGVAGGHPLNIGGSWNFDFGTVKMTYAAHSNSLPDGTYGGTAGGFIIKTEGKSYYYAGDTSLTQDMKLIGEFHDIEHAFLPIGDNFTMGVEEATIAAKFVGCKKVIGMHYDTFGYIKIDSDAAKQKFTDAGQTLTLMKISLKDEDSIEI encoded by the coding sequence ATGAAGGTAAATTATTTAGGACACTCTTGCTTTTTACTACAAACAGGAGGAAAGAAAATTTTAATTGATCCATTCATTTCTCCTAATGAATTGGCAAAACATATTGACATCAATACCATTGAATGTGATTATATTTTAATCTCTCACGGCCACGGAGACCATGTAGCTGATGTACAAAGCATAGCGCAAAGAACAGGAGCAAAATTGGTAAGCTCCTATGAAATTGTAGAGTGGTTTGCCAAACAAGGTGTAGCTGGCGGGCATCCATTAAACATAGGCGGTTCTTGGAATTTTGATTTCGGGACGGTTAAAATGACTTATGCCGCACATTCTAACTCTTTACCAGATGGCACTTACGGAGGCACAGCAGGTGGTTTTATCATTAAAACAGAAGGAAAATCTTACTACTACGCTGGCGATACCTCTCTTACCCAAGACATGAAGTTAATTGGCGAGTTTCATGATATTGAACATGCCTTTCTGCCTATAGGCGATAATTTTACTATGGGTGTTGAGGAAGCCACCATTGCTGCAAAGTTTGTAGGCTGCAAAAAAGTTATTGGTATGCATTACGATACTTTTGGCTATATCAAAATAGATAGCGATGCTGCTAAACAAAAATTTACTGATGCCGGGCAAACGCTTACGCTGATGAAAATAAGTTTAAAAGATGAGGATAGTATAGAGATTTAA